One segment of Coffea arabica cultivar ET-39 chromosome 7c, Coffea Arabica ET-39 HiFi, whole genome shotgun sequence DNA contains the following:
- the LOC113698025 gene encoding chloroplastic group IIB intron splicing facilitator CRS2-B, chloroplastic-like: MLHAISAPKTCANISYPRRPCFHLRHLAPTRLRVSASLPESNGVKVEYTPWLIVGLGNPGNKYHGTRHNVGFEMIDCISQAEGIVMNTIQSKALVGIGSIGEVPVLLAKPQAYMNYSGESVGPLAAYYRVPLRHILLVYDEMSLPNGVLRLQPKGGHGHHNGVKSVMEHLDGRREFPRFCIGIGNPPGTMDMKAFLLQKFSTVEREQIDAALEQGVEAVRALIQEGFNSRITRFNLGQKYKYHKV; this comes from the exons ATGTTGCACGCTATATCTGCGCCCAAAACTTGTGCTAATATATCTTATCCAAGAAGACCCTGCTTTCATCTGCGGCATTTAGCTCCAACAAGACTTCGTGTTTCGGCTTCATTGCCAGAATCCAATGGGGTTAAAGTGGAGTATACCCCATGGCTTATTGTTGGATTGGGAAACCCCGGAAATAAATATCACGGGACACGCCACAAT GttgggtttgaaatgatagattGCATATCCCAAGCAGAAGGCATTGTGATGAACACTATACAGTCAAAGGCATTGGTGGGAATAG GTTCTATTGGAGAAGTTCCGGTCTTGCTGGCCAAACCTCAGGCGTACATGAACTATAGTGGTGAATCA GTTGGACCACTTGCTGCATACTACAGAGTACCTTTGCGCCACATCCTACtg GTCTATGACGAGATGAGCTTACCAAATGGTGTTTTACGGCTTCAACCCAAAGGAGGTCATGGTCATCACAATGG GGTGAAGAGCGTGATGGAGCATTTGGATGGCCGTCGCGAATTTCCACGGTTTTGCATTG GCATTGGAAATCCACCTGGTACCATGGACATGAAGGCTTTTCTACTTCAGAAGTTCAGTACAGTGGAGCGAGAACAG ATAGACGCAGCGCTGGAACAGGGTGTTGAAGCTGTTAGAGCCCTGATCCAGGAAGGATTCAACAGTAGAATTACAAGATTTAATCTTGGGCAGAAATACAAATATCATAAAGTATAA
- the LOC113699449 gene encoding uncharacterized protein gives MAGTSASLQHNQSLTSFYTALDPNSLILSQFFNSDQPQMLKLTTTESFFMERGPRYRDYAALRESRLRMKSMQQPILEEEELILTPPKKQVKFQGTFATPPKRPKGSSTSSVLTQSVPDFSSALRKENRKPPPSPTLPPTMEKSVTPPLRSKSGNSGRFDGIMGKLGGSKTVNSGEKRSGGLMARKSYASMEDLRGLASDARNAINAENRGGRIGRGGIGKTVLGYRQF, from the coding sequence ATGGCAGGGACCTCTGCCTCTCTGCAACACAACCAATCTCTCACTTCTTTCTACACTGCCCTTGATCCAAACTCCTTAATCCTCTCCCAATTCTTTAATTCTGATCAGCCTCAAATGCTGAAATTGACTACTACCGAGTCTTTTTTCATGGAAAGAGGGCCGAGATATAGAGACTATGCTGCTCTCAGAGAATCAAGGCTGAGAATGAAGAGTATGCAGCAGCCAATTCTTGAAGAAGAGGAATTGATTCTAACCCCACCAAAGAAACAGGTCAAATTTCAAGGGACTTTTGCTACACCACCAAAAAGGCCAAAAGGGTCATCAACCTCCTCTGTTTTGACTCAATCTGTTCCCGATTTTTCATCGGCACTGAGGAAAGAGAACCGGAAGCCGCCACCGTCGCCTACTCTGCCACCTACAATGGAGAAGTCAGTGACCCCTCCGTTGCGGTCGAAAAGCGGGAACTCTGGGAGGTTCGATGGGATTATGGGGAAGCTGGGAGGGAGCAAGACTGTGAATTCAGGGGAGAAAAGGAGTGGAGGATTGATGGCTAGGAAGAGCTATGCAAGCATGGAGGATTTGCGAGGGTTGGCTTCTGATGCAAGAAATGCTATCAATGCAGAAAACAGGGGAGGAAGGATTGGAAGAGGAGGAATCGGCAAGACTGTTTTGGGCTATAGGCAGTTTTGA
- the LOC113699450 gene encoding uncharacterized protein → MSEISGQTTLAIVEKRPQRPGGCAGILFQVFDWNRKFAKKKLFSKKLLPPVRLRKSSKKFGVDEKLPKLRLIADENSGGFPYMKKNEGCCNGDTAQKNEMRAPGLVARLMGLESMPDVKQDKSKKTLLSGSGSDKEEYVHSHGRFEREELIAEKGETKQEFRPQKLQKTGLSERKPVTKFGAEALQIKHMLSRSRKHHQKLVSPVKSPRNVSGRNASRFIGAATRILEPGLQRSKSKCALAYSNAIDHPPTADAFLVEANDVESFQDARCFQTSAKPLNGQSSSCTNCGHSLGGMSTAEQQPALSSGSQFVHPPCHMSERESGRLAIFCPELEKGNTEEGSLLYAAAAMEGRQPCANYMPEIKLLKKAGQRLWQAASPQGKLQKDVSPACLRHKMQGQDQMFQVRNRLPSRSKLIRVQSNRVSAAANATNETTNLVLQKQNISNHSHLRMSPKQDIYRLDTDQRFGDRGHDSLSPLQKRRSLNSSRQNEGSRFVSSTLVKPTNIRSSAISGKGRSSTSHSTIGPCTSIRLAHLQGSINADSSQNDSDVISFTFKSPMKRKTGIHADMEGKRNQSGPNSEVTLRKLSLNENEGKRNSLKSFPLSGDSLGVLLEQKLKELTCQEEDSAFGDTAPRKTTAVILQELISALTTERPSHWDRLVYGVNNRDSYLRSDNQQLDDKTFAAFQAKPKSTKISVGYLPNGEHLSPGSVLDASFSNDSFASSSLDDGSRCNLGMESTEYYEGQRQLETDADLLDSACSLSMGKFYRESVTNLLNNISEVFSTINLADGHLKGRKLTHAKEVILNAELVFVNAALPDAVVNGGFSISHFVLNELELLASVMRTNFSGFVAFDINNKEGNQLKGFVFDCVIEYLESRFARYSNSGFNAWTRLPLRMKTEMLICEIVEEVGRWAGLAGLMVDELIEHEMSRSFGKWTDFELEAFETGTEIDQQILQSLITEVAVDFMCSSASEGC, encoded by the exons ATGAGTGAAATTTCAGGGCAAACGACTTTAGCCATTGTGGAGAAGAGGCCTCAGAGGCCTGGTGGGTGTGCCGGCATCCTTTTTCAGGTATTTGATTGGAACAGGAAGTTTGCAAAGAAGAAGCTTTTTTCTAAGAAATTGCTTCCACCAG TTCGTCTGAGAAAGTCTTCAAAGAAGTTTGGAGTAGATGAAAAGCTGCCAAAGCTTCGTTTG ATTGCTGATGAGAACAGTGGTGGATTTCCTTATATGAAGAAGAATGAGGGCTGTTGTAACGGTGACACTgcacaaaagaatgaaatgcgAGCTCCTGGATTGGTTGCTAGACTCATGGGTTTGGAATCAATGCCTGATGTAAAGCAGGATAAGTCAAAGAAGACTTTGTTGTCTGGGAGTGGAAGCGATAAAGAGGAATATGTACATAGTCATGGCAGGTTTGAGAGGGAGGAGTTGATTGCAGAGAAAGGAGAGACAAAACAGGAGTTCAGGCCTCAAAAGCTACAGAAGACTGGACTAAGTGAGAGAAAGCCAGTGACTAAGTTTGGAGCTGAGGCATTGCAAATAAAGCATATGTTATCAAGATCGAGAAAGCATCATCAAAAACTGGTTTCTCCAGTAAAAAGTCCCCGAAATGTTTCTGGTAGGAATGCATCTCGATTTATCGGTGCTGCTACTAGAATTTTGGAACCTGGGTTGCAGAGGAGTAAGTCAAAATGTGCCCTTGCTTACTCGAATGCTATTGATCACCCTCCTACAGCAGATGCCTTCTTGGTGGAGGCAAATGATGTGGAGTCATTCCAAGATGCTAGGTGTTTTCAGACTTCTGCTAAGCCGCTCAACGGGCAGTCATCATCTTGCACAAACTGTGGTCATTCGCTTGGTGGAATGAGTACAGCAGAACAACAACCGGCTTTATCATCTGGCTCACAATTTGTGCATCCTCCTTGTCACATGTCGGAAAGGGAGAGCGGAAGACTTGCCATATTCTGCCCTGAGCTAGAAAAGGGTAACACTGAAGAGGGTTCCCTGTTGTATGCTGCTGCTGCTATGGAAGGTAGACAGCCTTGTGCAAACTATATGCCAGAGATAAAGCTTCTCAAGAAAGCAGGTCAAAGACTGTGGCAAGCAGCTAGTCCACAAGGTAAGCTTCAGAAGGATGTATCTCCAGCTTGTTTGAGGCACAAGATGCAGGGGCAAGATCAAATGTTTCAGGTGAGGAACAGGTTACCTTCAAGATCGAAGTTAATTAGAGTGCAGAGCAACAGAGTATCAGCAGCAGCAAATGCTACAAATGAGACAACAAATTTAGTTTTACAGAAGCAAAACATTAGCAACCATTCCCATTTGAGGATGTCACCGAAACAGGATATCTATCGACTTGATACAGATCAGCGATTCGGAGACAGGGGGCATGATTCCTTATCTCCACTGCAGAAAAGAAGATCATTGAATAGTTCTAGGCAAAATGAAGGTTCTAGATTTGTCAGCTCTACTTTGGTCAAACCAACCAATATAAGATCTAGTGCAATTTCAGGGAAAGGCAGGTCTTCTACTAGTCATTCAACTATTGGACCCTGCACTAGTATTAGATTGGCACATCTGCAAGGAAGCATAAATGCTGATAGTAGTCAGAATGATAGTGATGTTATctccttcacatttaaatccCCAATGAAGCGTAAGACAGGAATTCATGCAGATatggaaggaaaaagaaatcaaaGTGGTCCAAATAGTGAAGTTACTCTAAGAAAATTATCGTTGAAtgaaaatgaggggaaaagaaattctctcaaatcatttcctttGAGTGGAGATAGTCTTGGTGTACTTCTAGAACAAAAGTTAAAAGAACTGACTTGTCAGGAGGAGGATTCTGCCTTTGGGGATACTGCACCTAGAAAAACCACTGCTGTGATTCTGCAGGAGTTGATATCTGCCTTAACAACAGAGAGACCGTCTCATTGGGATCGATTAGTTTATGGAGTCAATAACAGGGACAGCTATTTACGCTCTGATAATCAGCAACTTGACGATAAAACCTTCGCTGCTTTCCAG GCCAAACCAAAATCAACCAAGATTTCAGTTGGATATCTACCTAATGGTGAACATCTAAGCCCTGGATCTGTTCTTGATGCCTCTTTTTCCAATGACAGCTTTGCCTCCAGTAGTCTGGATGATGGCTCAA GGTGCAATCTGGGTATGGAATCTACGGAATACTATGAAGGACAACGTCAACTGGAGACTGATGCAGATCTTTTGGACTCTGCATGCTCATTGAGCATGGGAAAGTTCTATAGAGAGTCGGTAACCAATCTCCTCAACAACATTTCTGAAGTTTTTAGCACTATAAACCTTGCCGATGGCCATCTGAAGGGAAGAAAGCTCACACACGCAAAGGAGGTCATTTTGAATGCTGAACTGGTGTTCGTAAACGCAGCTCTGCCTGATGCAGTTGTTAATGGAGGCTTTTCAATCAGTCATTTTGTCCTTAATGAACTGGAGCTGCTAGCGAGCGTCATGCGGACgaactttagtggctttgttgCTTTTGatataaataataaagaagGAAATCAACTAAAAGGTTTTGTGTTTGATTGTGTCATTGAATATTTGGAGTCGAGGTTTGCCCGATATTCAAACTCCGGATTCAATGCCTGGACAAGACTTCCTCTCCGCATGAAAACTGAAATGCTGATATGTGAGATCGTTGAGGAGGTTGGAAGGTGGGCAGGATTGGCTGGCTTAATGGTTGATGAACTAATAGAACATGAAATGAGTCGCTCTTTTGGGAAATGGACTGATTTTGAGCTTGAAGCATTTGAGACAGGTACTGAAATCGATCAGCAAATACTCCAAAGCTTGATTACAGAGGTTGCAGTTGACTTTATGTGCTCCAGTGCAAGCGAAGGCTGCTAA